The Leptolyngbya subtilissima AS-A7 genome includes a region encoding these proteins:
- the rpmA gene encoding 50S ribosomal protein L27 has translation MAHKKGTGSTRNGRDSNAKRLGVKRYGGEAVIAGNILIRQRGTKIHPGNNVGRGGDDTLFALVDGVVTFERRGKNGKKVSVYPAAVPAV, from the coding sequence ATGGCTCACAAGAAAGGTACAGGTAGTACTCGCAACGGGCGCGACTCAAACGCTAAGCGCCTTGGCGTCAAGCGCTATGGTGGCGAAGCCGTGATCGCTGGCAACATTTTGATTCGTCAGCGGGGTACCAAAATTCACCCCGGCAACAACGTGGGTCGCGGCGGTGACGACACGCTGTTTGCCCTAGTAGACGGTGTTGTTACCTTCGAGCGTCGCGGCAAGAACGGCAAGAAAGTTAGCGTTTATCCCGCTGCCGTACCCGCTGTATAG
- the rplU gene encoding 50S ribosomal protein L21, translating into MTYAIVETSGKQLRVEPGRFYDVDRLALDVDDQVTLERVLFINNDGESVVGQPVVEGATVVGSVVSHLRGRKVIVYKMQPKKKTRKKQGHRQDLTRVMINSIEMNGKAIAGESAAAPAQAAVEAEAES; encoded by the coding sequence ATGACGTACGCAATTGTTGAAACCAGCGGAAAGCAGCTGCGGGTAGAGCCGGGTCGCTTCTATGACGTAGACCGCCTGGCCCTAGATGTTGATGACCAAGTCACTCTAGAACGGGTGCTGTTTATCAACAACGATGGCGAATCTGTGGTGGGTCAGCCTGTAGTCGAAGGGGCAACCGTCGTAGGCAGCGTGGTCAGCCATCTGCGAGGCCGCAAGGTGATCGTCTACAAGATGCAGCCCAAGAAGAAAACCCGCAAAAAGCAGGGCCACCGCCAAGATCTCACCCGAGTCATGATTAACTCCATCGAGATGAACGGCAAGGCGATCGCTGGCGAATCTGCTGCCGCTCCTGCGCAGGCGGCGGTCGAGGCCGAAGCCGAAAGCTAA
- a CDS encoding GDSL-type esterase/lipase family protein codes for MDIWLLAAQLALGGGVPPLEIEEIEAPLQRGIANAALPSLAGPNLCFPATTPNNIEACPAKGGGMATVAPAQPPRSMSAAAARWPSPEQVMTPGRRPTLPQVDPQARPVTGAQLYQFRTAALQAGELYAQVAPYRYINRWQRAFVSPTHGDWQRLLAAEAAAMARHQGQAPLTVMVGDSLALWLPIDELSADQLWLNQSISGETTTHMLERLHYFADTQPQTIHLMAGINDLKNGVPEAQVVDNLYRMMVRLQQQHPQSRLVVYSILPTRLREVSSDRIQRVNQRLAALAVHQGATYVDLYTTFSDRQGLLRVDLTTDGLHLSSQGYTLWQAALVSY; via the coding sequence ATGGATATTTGGCTATTGGCGGCTCAGCTGGCGTTGGGCGGCGGGGTACCGCCCTTAGAGATCGAAGAGATAGAGGCACCTCTACAGAGAGGTATCGCAAACGCGGCCCTACCCTCCCTGGCTGGCCCAAACTTGTGCTTCCCTGCGACCACCCCCAATAACATTGAGGCCTGCCCCGCGAAGGGGGGCGGCATGGCGACGGTAGCCCCCGCGCAGCCACCTCGGTCGATGAGTGCTGCTGCCGCTCGCTGGCCCAGCCCCGAGCAGGTTATGACCCCTGGCCGCCGTCCCACCCTTCCCCAGGTAGACCCTCAAGCGCGCCCCGTTACCGGAGCGCAGTTGTACCAATTTCGCACCGCTGCCCTCCAGGCTGGAGAACTCTACGCCCAGGTGGCCCCCTACCGCTACATAAACCGGTGGCAGCGGGCGTTTGTCTCCCCGACCCACGGTGACTGGCAGCGGCTGCTGGCAGCAGAGGCGGCAGCTATGGCTCGCCACCAAGGGCAAGCTCCGCTAACCGTGATGGTCGGCGATTCGCTGGCACTGTGGCTGCCGATAGACGAGCTGTCCGCTGACCAACTGTGGCTGAACCAAAGCATTTCGGGGGAGACTACGACCCACATGCTGGAGCGGCTACACTATTTCGCCGATACACAGCCCCAAACCATTCACCTAATGGCAGGTATTAACGATCTGAAGAACGGGGTACCTGAGGCTCAAGTGGTTGACAATCTCTATCGAATGATGGTCCGTTTGCAGCAGCAGCACCCCCAGTCGCGGTTGGTGGTATATTCCATTTTGCCGACGCGGCTGCGGGAAGTGTCGAGCGATCGCATTCAGCGAGTCAACCAGCGTCTGGCAGCCTTGGCGGTTCACCAGGGGGCTACCTATGTGGATTTGTACACTACTTTCAGCGATCGCCAGGGGCTACTGCGGGTAGACCTCACTACCGATGGGCTGCACCTAAGTTCCCAGGGCTATACCCTGTGGCAGGCAGCGCTAGTTAGCTATTAA